The Lycium barbarum isolate Lr01 chromosome 12, ASM1917538v2, whole genome shotgun sequence genome includes a region encoding these proteins:
- the LOC132625207 gene encoding uncharacterized protein LOC132625207 gives MASIAKNFSLIFLLTLLSSLQIHARDGQFFNKVPSNNGEKETQTVVPNKEQEPTFMPENENGAYGLYGHESVSTPTTTNTNNPNVNNLPNSKYLPKNYNPVSYVTVAEDNTNKNNFNNNNNEFTTKHTTASTTNTNNNQFYSGPTNYRSSNNNNNQEQYYNGVSDFSTKNHHNNQQQQFYSGDSLYSNNQQYYNNDNTNNINNNNNDDDEEQYYNAANTYYNNNNNNNYQQQGLTETRLSARSYSTNPTNYGNNYNNNNQEQSYSANYNNNNNNQEQSYSTNYNNYNSGKANYRVHQQQGMSDTRFLGNGKFYYDINAGKHARNPYENAREFAAMNQQYNNRNSYGTNEYNNNNFENEEEFENMP, from the coding sequence ATGGCTTCCATTGCCAAAAATTTCTCCCTCATTTTCCTCCTTACTCTCTTGTCCTCACTCCAAATTCATGCAAGGGATGGCCAATTTTTCAACAAAGTCCCAAGCAACAATGGTGAAAAAGAGACACAAACAGTTGTTCCCAACAAAGAGCAAGAGCCAACTTTCATGCCTGAAAATGAAAATGGTGCCTATGGTCTTTATGGTCATGAATCTGTTTCCACCCCCACAACCACTAACACCAACAACCCCAATGTCAACAATCTTCCCAACAGCAAGTACCTTCCCAAAAATTACAACCCTGTTTCTTACGTGACTGTCGCTGAAGACAACACAAACAAAAacaatttcaacaacaacaacaacgagtTTACGACCAAGCACACTACTGCCTCTACCACCAACACAAATAACAACCAATTCTACAGTGGTCCCACCAATTAccgcagcagcaacaacaacaacaaccaagaaCAGTACTATAATGGCGTCAGTGATTTTAGTACTAAGAACCACCACAACAACCAGCAGCAACAATTCTACAGCGGCGACAGCCTCTACAGCAACAACCAACAGTACTACAACAacgacaacaccaacaacattaataacaacaacaacgacgACGATGAGGAGCAGTACTATAACGCTGCTAACacttactacaacaacaacaacaacaataactaccagCAACAAGGGTTGACCGAAACAAGATTGAGTGCTAGGAGTTACAGCACCAACCCAACAAATTACGGaaacaattacaacaacaacaatcaagaaCAGAGCTACTCTgctaattacaacaacaacaacaacaatcaagaaCAGAGCTACTCCACCAACTACAATAACTACAACTCTGGTAAGGCTAATTACAGGGTGCACCAGCAGCAAGGGATGAGTGACACAAGGTTCTTGGGAAATGGGAAATTCTACTATGATATAAATGCTGGGAAACATGCAAGGAATCCATATGAAAATGCAAGGGAATTTGCTGCAATGAACCAACAGTACAACAACAGGAACTCTTATGGCACCAatgagtacaacaacaacaactttgAGAATGAAGAGGAGTTCGAGAACATGCCTTGA